From one Planctomycetota bacterium genomic stretch:
- the aroF gene encoding 3-deoxy-7-phosphoheptulonate synthase: MIIVLRPGIAEGELQAIEEAVRKAGASPVLVEGKERSVVAVIGASKLDERQFELLPGVSQVLRVGKPYKLASREVKPDDTVVRVGDVSIGGEQIVVMAGPCSVENRKMLLETADRLAALGVTVLRGGAFKPRTSPYSFQGLGEEGLKILAEARERTGMRIVTEVMAPDKVDLVARYADILQIGARNMQNFDLLKECAEVRKPVLLKRGLSATIEEWLQAAEYILSSGKNRDVILCERGIRTFETATRNTIDLNAVPVLHERTHLPVVVDPSHGTGVRTYVEPMALAAVAAGADGVMIECHPDPDRALSDGPQSLTLEMVERLLRELEAIAPVVGRRLDLSTKRPPKPARRAGASGGDAVAFQGEHGAFSEKAARQIFGDGVRTSPTPSFREVFEKVVSGECPYGVLPVENTLGGSIHQNFDLLVEFDVQIVGETKLRVVHSLIANRGTRLDQIRRIYAHPQAAAQCERFLRQHPSWSILQVYDTAGSVKMIKEEKLLDAAAIASSEAARRFDMEVLKEGIESDPQNYTRFIVIAREPAPSGDKVSLVYATENKPGALFRTLEVFTRRGLDLTKLESRPIAGKPWEYLFYVDFRGPLNEKLVSATVKDLKEHTTFLKVLGCYPAA, encoded by the coding sequence ATGATCATCGTCCTGCGGCCCGGCATCGCCGAGGGAGAGCTTCAGGCCATCGAGGAGGCCGTCCGAAAGGCCGGGGCGAGTCCCGTCCTCGTCGAGGGGAAGGAGCGTTCGGTCGTCGCCGTGATCGGAGCCTCCAAACTGGACGAGCGCCAGTTCGAGCTGCTCCCGGGCGTGTCCCAGGTCCTGCGGGTCGGCAAACCCTACAAGCTCGCCAGCCGCGAGGTGAAGCCCGACGACACCGTAGTCCGCGTCGGCGACGTGTCGATCGGCGGGGAGCAGATCGTGGTGATGGCCGGGCCGTGCTCGGTCGAGAACCGCAAGATGCTTCTGGAGACGGCCGACCGGCTGGCGGCGCTCGGGGTGACGGTCCTACGCGGAGGGGCCTTCAAGCCGCGGACGTCCCCCTACTCGTTCCAGGGTCTCGGGGAAGAGGGCCTCAAGATTCTGGCGGAGGCCCGGGAGCGCACGGGGATGCGGATCGTCACCGAGGTCATGGCCCCGGACAAGGTGGACCTCGTGGCGCGGTACGCGGACATCCTGCAGATCGGCGCGCGGAACATGCAGAACTTCGATCTGCTCAAGGAGTGCGCCGAGGTCCGCAAGCCCGTGCTCCTCAAGCGCGGGCTGTCCGCCACGATCGAGGAATGGCTTCAGGCCGCCGAGTACATCCTTTCGAGCGGGAAGAACCGGGACGTCATCCTCTGCGAGCGCGGCATCCGGACGTTCGAGACCGCCACGAGGAACACCATCGACCTCAACGCGGTGCCGGTGCTTCACGAGCGCACCCACCTGCCGGTGGTCGTGGACCCCAGCCACGGCACCGGAGTGCGGACCTATGTCGAGCCCATGGCGCTGGCCGCGGTGGCCGCCGGCGCCGACGGCGTCATGATCGAGTGCCATCCGGATCCGGACCGGGCGCTCTCCGACGGCCCTCAGAGCCTGACCCTCGAGATGGTGGAGCGGCTGCTGCGGGAGCTCGAGGCGATCGCGCCCGTCGTGGGACGGCGGCTGGACCTTTCGACCAAGCGTCCCCCGAAGCCCGCGCGGCGGGCGGGGGCCTCGGGCGGGGACGCCGTGGCCTTCCAGGGCGAGCACGGCGCCTTCAGCGAGAAGGCCGCCCGGCAGATCTTCGGCGACGGAGTCCGGACGTCGCCGACCCCTTCGTTCCGCGAGGTGTTCGAGAAGGTGGTTTCCGGGGAATGCCCCTACGGCGTCCTGCCCGTCGAGAACACCCTGGGCGGCTCGATCCACCAGAATTTCGACCTTCTCGTCGAGTTCGACGTGCAGATCGTGGGCGAGACCAAGCTCCGGGTCGTCCACAGCCTGATCGCCAACCGGGGGACGCGCCTGGACCAGATCCGGCGCATCTACGCGCATCCGCAGGCGGCCGCGCAGTGCGAACGGTTCCTCCGCCAGCATCCGTCCTGGTCGATCCTGCAGGTCTACGACACGGCCGGCAGCGTCAAGATGATCAAGGAGGAGAAGCTCCTGGACGCCGCGGCGATCGCCTCGAGCGAGGCGGCCCGCCGGTTCGACATGGAGGTGCTCAAGGAGGGAATCGAAAGCGATCCCCAGAACTACACGCGCTTCATCGTGATCGCGCGGGAGCCGGCCCCGTCCGGCGACAAGGTCTCCCTCGTCTACGCCACGGAAAACAAGCCCGGAGCGCTTTTCCGGACGCTCGAGGTCTTCACCCGCCGGGGGCTGGATCTGACGAAGCTGGAGTCGCGGCCGATCGCGGGCAAGCCCTGGGAGTACCTCTTCTACGTGGACTTCCGGGGGCCGCTGAACGAAAAGCTGGTCTCCGCCACCGTCAAGGACCTCAAGGAGCACACGACGTTCCTCAAGGTCCTGGGCTGCTATCCGGCCGCGTAA
- a CDS encoding class I SAM-dependent rRNA methyltransferase, with the protein MPGTRRHLFFYRKMVRRPDAPVEPGSLVDVYDRGGTLLGCGFYNPRSEIAVRMLGPWEENLIETRLRRAIAFRESLRIDADAYRVCHAEGDGLSGLVVDRYADVYAAEIFSLGMLRQIDAVRRVFPKLHVRADERVQRLEGFRLPFERAPEGVVVREHGVQYRVDFRRGHKTGFFCDQRENRKAVADLSAGKDVLDLCCYTGGFAVAAARGGARRVVGVDLDEEALETARQNARLNRVKVDFLHQDLFNYLRQCRDRFDLVVLDPPKMASERSELPKALRAYHDMNRLAARVVKPGGILVSSSCTGLVGAEEFLRIVQEASERELRIFRVSGAGPDHPVSSLYPEGRYLKVIFSVVV; encoded by the coding sequence GTGCCCGGCACCCGCCGCCATCTTTTCTTCTACCGCAAGATGGTCCGCCGCCCGGACGCGCCCGTCGAGCCCGGCTCGCTCGTGGACGTGTACGACCGCGGCGGGACGCTCCTCGGATGCGGCTTTTACAATCCCCGGAGCGAAATCGCCGTCCGGATGCTGGGTCCCTGGGAGGAGAACCTCATCGAGACGCGGCTGCGCCGGGCGATCGCGTTCCGGGAATCGCTCCGGATCGACGCCGACGCCTACCGGGTCTGCCACGCGGAAGGGGACGGTCTTTCGGGGCTGGTCGTGGACCGGTACGCGGACGTCTACGCGGCGGAGATCTTCTCGCTGGGGATGCTGCGCCAGATCGACGCGGTGCGCCGCGTCTTCCCGAAGCTCCACGTGCGGGCGGACGAGCGCGTGCAGCGGCTGGAGGGATTCCGCCTGCCGTTCGAGCGCGCCCCGGAGGGGGTGGTCGTGCGGGAGCACGGCGTCCAGTATCGCGTCGATTTCCGCCGGGGCCACAAGACGGGATTCTTCTGCGACCAGCGGGAGAACCGCAAGGCGGTGGCGGATCTGTCGGCGGGGAAGGACGTGCTCGATCTGTGCTGCTACACGGGCGGATTCGCGGTCGCGGCGGCCCGAGGCGGGGCCCGGCGCGTCGTGGGCGTGGATCTCGACGAGGAGGCGCTCGAGACCGCGCGGCAGAACGCCCGCCTGAACCGCGTGAAGGTGGACTTCCTGCATCAGGATCTCTTCAACTACCTGCGGCAGTGCCGCGACCGTTTCGATCTGGTGGTGCTGGATCCCCCGAAGATGGCGTCCGAGCGGTCCGAGCTGCCCAAGGCGCTCCGGGCGTACCACGACATGAACCGGCTGGCCGCGCGCGTGGTGAAGCCCGGGGGGATCCTGGTTTCGTCCTCCTGCACGGGCCTCGTCGGGGCGGAGGAGTTCCTGCGGATCGTGCAGGAAGCGTCCGAGCGGGAGCTGCGGATCTTCCGCGTCTCGGGGGCGGGTCCGGACCACCCCGTCTCGAGTCTCTATCCCGAGGGGCGCTACCTCAAGGTGATCTTCAGCGTCGTGGTCTGA